Proteins encoded in a region of the Vicia villosa cultivar HV-30 ecotype Madison, WI linkage group LG5, Vvil1.0, whole genome shotgun sequence genome:
- the LOC131607510 gene encoding F-box protein At1g61340 — MGLGFDSYSYGRALGRKRVVVSNNHESSSSEDESIPVMSPLKRMCSGKFNSVSEKSRLEALPQDVLVRVLCGVDHDDLDQVFEVSTTIREASEIAKQMHFEFSTPKKNTVAAVRSPFDTENASDEIEAPNAPLMLKKSNSRLSTRKLADISVTLFP, encoded by the exons ATGGGTTTAGGGTTTGATAGTTACAGTTATGGACGTGCACTTGGAAGGAAGAGGGTTGTTGTTTCCAATAACCATGAATCTTCTTCTAGTGAAGATGAATCGATTCCAGTGATGTCTCCATTGAAGAGAATGTGCAGCGGAAAGTTCAATTCTGTTTCTGAGAAATCTCGTCTTGAAGCCCTCCCTCAAGATGTTCTT GTTAGGGTTTTGTGTGGTGTGGATCATGATGATTTGGATCAAGTTTTTGAAGTCTCTACAACAATTAGAGAAGCA AGTGAGATTGCTAAACAGATGCATTTTGAGTTCAGTACTCCAAAGAAAAACACTGTTGCTGCTGTTCGTTCACCGTTCGATACTGAAAATGCTTCTGATGAAATTGAAGCTCCAAATGCACCATTGATGTTGAAGAAATCTAATTCAAGGTTGAGTACTAGGAAACTTGCTGATATCTCGGTTACACTGTTTCCTTGA
- the LOC131605559 gene encoding uncharacterized protein LOC131605559 translates to MLLKYFTPVPRFPEPKKLALSNGHPKEPSLAPSSNDVQPKPHSSYRVFKKGAYLETNPGKRSQILEYHPNDQDEVRRAYLVSGPCKIKLTEYESTNIGGKERSFQYSWHEEYDWLEYSVEKDVVFCLPFYVCYNGTSNYAFVVTDFKGWNLKHKFNKHVGKKPNSHHKKCVKACEDLMKKKQSIEFSYAKYSSKEEVDYLVCLKASLEAIKYLVRGGLAFRVHNEEYSWRIGDGFFCVLVDESGDYSGKEQMVVVVRFDDVRGFVVERFIGIVHVEDTSAISLKRALEWYDGASNMHGQFGGLKTLIQKQNPQAYYVYCFAHQLQLALVPMARKHEDSSNKRQALLRNKQVAHFANLIEKQLVESGTGLNQEFSIARAGDTRWGSHFRTLNKLVDLFTPIIEVFEDLKTDSHSKGEPKKGDQHIVHVMELVQICNKKSQEFRDDGWETLYEQVVTSCGIVEIDVPDMESLINCVACLSPCYSFESFDVKSLVRLARLYPNKFEDLTDKELSSELETYIESVKMDDHFSNFNGISELCRTLVQTKKHKTFRFVYTLVKLALSLSVASASVERVFSWMKYVKIELRSRMANPWLNDFLVAFVEKEVFNTINDMDIIKRFQGMNKRKMHLRLD, encoded by the exons ATGTTGCTCAAATACTTTACACCTGTACCGAGATTTCCAGAGCCAAAGAAACTTGCTCTTTCAAATGGGCATCCCAAAGAACCTTCTTTGGCCCCCTCTTCAAATGACGTACAACCAAAACCTCATTCTTCATATAGGGTGTTTAAAAAAGGGGCTTATTTGGAGACGAATCCTGGAAAAAGAAGTCAAATTCTTGAGTATCATCCAAATGATCAAGATGAGGTAAGAAGAGCTTACCTTGTGAGTGGGCCATGTAAAATTAAATTAACTGAATATGAATCCACAAATATTGGGGGAAAGGAACGTTCTTTTCAATATAGTTGGCATGAAGAGTATGACTGGTTAGAATATAGTGTAGAAAAAGATGTTGTTTTTTGTTTGCCTTTTTATGTGTGCTATAATGGTACTAGTAATTATGCATTTGTGGTGACTGATTTTAAAGGTTGGAATCTAAAGCATAAGTTTAATAAACATGTTGGTAAGAAACCGAATAGTCatcataaaaagtgtgtgaaagcaTGTGAGGATCTTATGAAGAAAAAGCAGAGTATTGAGTTTTCGTATGCAAAATATAGTTCAAAAGAAGAAGTAGATTATCTTGTTTGTTTAAAAGCATCACTTGAGGCTATCAAATATCTTGTTAGAGGCGGATTGGCATTTAGGGTACATAATGAGG AATATAGTTGGAGAATTGGAGATGGTTTCTTTTGTGTTCTTGTTGATGAATCTGGTGATTACTCTGGTAAAGAACAAATGGTTGTTGTAGTGCGGTTTGATGATGTTAGAGGGTTTGTTGTAGAAAGATTTATCGGCATTGTTCATGTTGAGGATACAAGTGCAATATCGCTTAAAAGGGCTCTTGAAT GGTATGATGGAGCAAGTAATATGCATGGTCAATTTGGAGGTTTGAAGACTTTGATTCAAAAGCAAAATCCGCAAGCCTATTATGTCTATTGTTTTGCTCAtcaacttcaattggctcttGTTCCAATGGCTAGAAAGCATGAagat TCATCTAACAAAAGACAAGCTCTACTTCGGAATAAACAAGTTGCTCATTTTGCAAATCTAATTGAAAAACAATTGGTGGAAAGTGGTACTGGTTTAAATCAAGAGTTCTCCATTGCAAGAGCGGGTGATACACGTTGGGGATCTCACTTTCGAACTCTTAATAAGTTGGTTGATTTGTTTACTCCTATTATTGAAGTGTTCGAAGATTTGAAAACTGATAGTCATTCTAAGGGTGAACCAAAAA AGGGGGATCAACATATTGTGCATGTCATGGAACTTGTCCAAATATGCAACAAAAAGTCGCAAGAATTTAGAGATGATGGATGGGAAACACTTTATGAGCAAGTTGTGACTTCTTGTGGTATTGTTGAAATTGATGTGCCTGACATGGAGTCG TTGATCAATTGTGTTGCTTGCTTGAGTCCTTGTTATTCATTTGAATCATTTGACGTTAAATCACTTGTGAGATTGGCAAGATTGTACCCAAATAAATTTGAGGATCTTACTGATAAGGAATTGTCTAGTGAATTGGAGACTTATATTGAGAGTGTCAAGATGGATGATCACTTTTCCAATTTTAATGGCATCTCAGAACTTTGTAGGACTCTTGTTCAAACAAAGAAGCATAAGACATTTAGGTTTGTGTACACACTTGTCAAACTAGCTTTGTCCTTATCGGTGGCCAGTGCAAGTGTTGAGCGAGTATTCTCGTGGATGAAATATGTTAAGATTGAGTTGAGAAGTAGAATGGCTAATCCATGGCTAAATGATTTCTTAGTGGCATTTGTGGAGAAAGAGGTGTTTAATACAATCAATGATATGGATATCATCAAACGTTTCCAAGGAATGAACAAGAGAAAAATGCATTTACGATTAGACTAg
- the LOC131607511 gene encoding berberine bridge enzyme-like 17: protein MDITITTCSFFLSILTLVLSLLVPTSYSSSSSLSLENFIQCLSNHYSPPSYPASHAIYTPTNSSFLSILHMHTYNNRFSSPTAPKPLAIVTSLHDSHVQGTIICAKSHGLQIRIRSGGHDTEGLSYVTDVPFVILDMFHHDSVNINIENETAWVEAGATLGKVYYHIAKKSNVHAFPAGVCPTVGTGGHFSGGGYGNLLRKFGLTVDNIIDAKIVDVNGNILDRKSMGEDLFWAIRGGGGASFGVILSWKLKLVQVPPQVTVFKVQRSVEKDATNIVYKWQKIASKLDENLFLRTTFDIVNGTQMGKKSVNVTFIGMFLGLTNKLMPLLNESLPELGLKKTDCIEIPWVNSTLYWYNYPNGTNLEVLLDVPKEPLFTNYKTMSDYVKKPISKSGLESIWEFMIKSDRVRMEWNPYGGKMDEILESETPFPHRKGNLFLIEYLTSWGEDGVEARNRYLNVSRSFYEFMTPHVSNSPREAFFNYRDLNIGANIPSNAIQLDIARRYGIKYFQGNYERLVSVKSRVDPHNFFRNEQSIPTLQ from the coding sequence ATGGATATTACTATCACAACATGTtcgttttttctttcaattctaacgTTGGTGCTTTCTCTTCTTGTTCCAACttcatattcatcatcatcatcattatcccTTGAAAACTTTATCCAATGTCTTTCAAACCATTATTCTCCACCTTCATACCCTGCATCCCACGCAATCTACACTCCAACAAACTCTTCATTCTTATCCATCTTACACATGCATACGTACAACAACAGATTCTCCTCACCAACAGCACCAAAGCCTCTTGCAATCGTAACATCCCTCCACGACTCACATGTTCAGGGAACAATCATATGTGCCAAAAGTCACGGCCTTCAAATCAGAATCCGAAGCGGCGGCCACGATACCGAAGGCCTTTCATATGTAACAGATGTTCCTTTCGTCATACTTGACATGTTTCATCATGATTCAGTTAATATCAACATTGAAAATGAAACAGCATGGGTTGAAGCAGGTGCAACACTTGGTAAGGTTTATTACCACATAGCAAAGAAGAGTAACGTGCATGCCTTTCCAGCTGGGGTGTGTCCGACAGTAGGTACCGGCGGTCATTTCTCAGGTGGTGGTTATGGTAATTTATTGAGAAAATTCGGTCtaactgttgataatattatcGACGCGAAAATTGTTGATGTTAATGGTAATATTCTCGATAGAAAATCGATGGGAGAAGATTTGTTTTGGGCTATAAGAGGTGGTGGTGGTGCTAGTTTTGGTGTTATTCTTTCATGGAAACTTAAATTGGTTCAAGTACCTCCACAAGTTACTGTTTTCAAAGTGCAAAGAAGTGTAGAAAAAGATGCAACAAATATTGTTTACAAATGGCaaaaaatagcttcaaaattggATGAAAATCTTTTCTTAAGAACTACGTTTGACATAGTCAATGGTACTCAAATGGGTAAAAAGAGTGTAAATGTTACTTTCATTGGCATGTTTTTAGGACTAACTAATAAACTAATGCCTTTGTTGAATGAAAGTCTACCtgaattaggtttgaaaaaaaccGATTGTATTGAAATTCCATGGGTGAATTCAACTCTTTATTGGTACAATTATCCAAATGGAACCAATCTTGAAGTTTTGCTTGATGTCCCCAAAGAGCCTCTTTTTACAAACTATAAAACAATGTCGGATTATGTGAAGAAGCCGATTTCGAAGAGTGGTTTGGAGTCCATTTGggagtttatgattaaaagtgacCGTGTTAGGATGGAATGGAATCCTTATGGCGGaaagatggatgagattttggaATCGGAAACTCCATTTCCTCATAGGAAAGGAAATTTGTTCTTGATTGAGTATTTGACATCTTGGGGAGAAGATGGAGTTGAGGCAAGAAATCGTTACTTGAATGTTTCAAGGTCGTTTTATGAGTTTATGACCCCTCATGTTTCTAACTCACCTAGGGaggctttttttaattatagagATCTTAATATTGGTGCCAATATTCCTAGTAATGCAATACAACTTGACATTGCTAGAAGATATGGAATCAAGTATTTTCAAGGTAATTATGAAAGATTGGTGAGTGTGAAATCTAGGGTTGATCCTCACAATTTCTTTAGAAATGAACAGAGTATACCAACTCTTCAGTAG